GGTGCTCAGTGTTTTGCAGTTTTCCTGCGCATATCTAGCCTGACATCTTCATTCCTGGCCTGAGTGGCTACAACAAACTTTTTAATTCTCAGTGTATGTTTCCAGTGTGACCATTGTCACAGAAGTGTCACTCCCCTCATCTTCTCACTGGGTATATCTACCGAGTTACACCTATCAACACAGGCCCATTATAGCCTGAGGGAGAACAGGCCATTCCATTCTGCCCCTAGTGTCCTCAGCAGGTCTCTGTTGTTGCTGCTGGCGGTGATGTAATAATAATTAGTATGTCTTTCATCTGAGGTTCTCTAAGCACTTCACTCACTATAGTCAGTTAATCCCCAGAAGACCTGCTGAGAGAAGATCAATACTATGTGTAACACTAACTTGCGGTATCAACTTTACTGTCATTTTGTAACTCTAAGTGCTCTTCATGAATAATCCTTAAAAAAATGGACAGATTCAAGGAATTCTGTCAACTTAAAAactcacccctccctctgaaaATGTGGACCTGTTAGTTTTACAAGTAACACCTAATGACTCAGAGTGAAAGAAAAACATATTCTATATTTTCTGTGCATTCACAGTACTTTCCTCTGTACCAACAACCAGTCAGTTTCCCCTGATGTTTGTATATTCCTTCACAGTAGTGAGacagaaacagatttttaaaaacaggaaaaaaaggatgattgtaaaaccacaaaaatggaCACAAGGACTCGGGGAAGGTGTAAAACTTACCTTTTGATTGAGTAGATTTCAGATTGATTGTGTCGCTTTAAGGAAACTGCATCTAATTTGTGAGGGCAATTCACAAACCAGGCCCTAGTTCTTATGCCTAGTGAGCAGCAGGAGAGTTAGGTAGAAACAGAACAGACTGTGGGTTGGAGTCACAATGTAGCTACAGCAAGGCTGATGAGTTTGCATGGATGTTGTATGTCTGATCGATGGTATGTATCATGTATATTTTCTAAGCCTATCAGTTTGACTGAGGCTCTGTCCTTGATACCTGACCTTCTGCCCCTTTTTGCAGTGTGGCAAATTTAGACTCTTGAGAGTATTAAATGTTCTCTGCTTTGGGAGGGTCTATATTGAGCCTACTAGCTTCATTTCAGGGAGAGGCTGCTCAGACATCAGAGCCGCCTTAGCAAAAGAATCCATGATGGAGGCAGAAACAGAAGAAGTGTAAACATGATCATCCTGctctttgggagggctgtgatTTGCTCTTGATTTTGTCTGCGGTGCCAGGAATTTTAATTCCAGCCATGTAAAGTCTTTTACCTTAAAATATAAGCTTTAAGGAGTGGGACTAGTGCTTTTGGGTATTGGCTGAGAAAGGGGATTCTGAATAATAGAGTTAGATTTGAGctgatgcatgtaatggaaatgaaGCATGTGATTCTTGTAAGGAAATCGGTATGAGGATGCTGGTGGCCCAGCCAACTGGTGGAGGGAGAACAATAACCTTCCATTGTATCATTGCAGGTTTGGTGTGAATGAACTGATCTCTGTATGTGGAAACAGCTCTggggagaaggagcagcatgCTGTGGTTGACTCAGGAGATGAACTTTTCTCTGTGGGGGAAGAAGAGAATTGTGAGAACAGAGCTGAGAACTTCCAGGAGCTCTTGAGGTCAATGTGGGTAGATGAAGACGAGGAAGAAGTAGCTTTGCTGAAACCTGAAGaccaggaagaggaagacaaTGAGAAAGTTGATGAGCAGGAACTGGAGGAAATTTATGAGTTTGTTGCCACTCAGCGAAAGATTGTTCAAGATGAAGCAGAGGtggaagaaggcacaggcagCTGCACTTACAGTGAAACAGAGGAGGCCCAAAATGTGAACCGACCGACTGAGGATGAAGAGGTTGAGGTGTGTGAATCTCCCTCAACAAGCAGCAAGATTAAAGAATGGAAGGAAAACTTTTGTGTGGGAAAATCCAGCTGTGAATCGCCTGGGCAAGAAAAGAAAATCCCAGGTATAAGTAGGAGTGAGAGCATGAGTGTTACACGAATCGCTCCTGTGCACTTGCAGGATAAGCCTTGTGAATGCGGTGATGTTGCGGCTTCCCATGGTAGAGCCTCTGATGAAAGAGAGGGCTCTCAGAGAATGCCCAAAGTTGTGAAGGTTTCTAGATTCTCTCAGGATTCACAAGGTGAAGAAAAGAATGATGCCTGGGAAAAACTGTTTCCTAGTTGTCGACACAATGGTGCTGACCTCAGTAAAAGTTACGATCCCGTGTTTTCTGCAACCCAAGGGGAACATTGTGAGCCTTCTCCACTAAATGAAGACAACAAAGAGTCAGGAGAGATTTTCGGTGAAACACACGTTGAGGTTAATAAACCACCTGTTCACCATCAGTCACAGAAAGACCTTCTGTCAGTTAGGAGTGATTTGTGTAGCAGTCCTCTTATCAACCCTTGGTCATCGGTTTTGCCAGCTGTTGGTTCATCACCTATGTCTCCAGAATCAAATAGGACATTTTCCAAAGTATCCACAGAAATGTCTCCCATATCAGcaccaaagcaaaataaaaataaaggactCTTTCAGTCTGATGATGCATCCTTCCAAAAAGCCAGTGAACAGAATGAAGCTTCAGGACTTGAGAAGATCATAAAGAACACACTTTCTCCAGCAAAGTCTCctcatgttgatttaaaaaagcaaaaacatgTCCCAACTTGCTCATCGTTGGTCCTCACAACTCAAAATACTGCTTCTCATGTGAACCAAGAGGCTGAAGTTATTCTTTTGCTGGATTCTGATGAAGAAATGGAGTTAGAACAAATGAAGAAGAAATCAGATTCTGAATCTTCCCTGAGGGAAATGGAAATCTCCGGGCGATTGGATTGTAACTATAAGAAAGTGGAGCAAGAGCACGAGGTACCAAAATCTGGGCCTGTTTCAGTTGCTGACATTGAAATACACCAGAGACAATTTCAAGTGTCACTAGGAAGTCAAGACAAGATGCAGAGTGAGAATGCTGTAAAGCTGTCAGGAGAGATGCCTCTTAACAACCAGGTTGGGACCTGTATTGATAGCAGACTGAATCTGAGCCATGAggagagctctagcatggacacCTCATGGTTGGTGCCAGACACACCTCTTCTTACCAGAAGCAGGAACTGCTCCACACAGACCCAGGCAACAAGTATGTGTTGTTTGAGGAGTCAAGGATCTAAGCACAGGACTAAGGCTTTATTGGTAAATATTAGTGACCGCAGACAAGCTGGGGAAACTATGAAGATTCCAGAGATAACTTCAGATCTGTTACTTGCAACTTCCTCACAAAAACATTTGCTTACAGAGAACTCATCAGTCAGCAAAAAAACCTCTCCTGGCAGCCCTTTAGGTCAGTCTTGGAAGGATTCTCTGCAGGTTTCTCCAGCTTCACTCTCGCCTGCCTGTGTTCGTGTGAAAGAGAAGTCTTCAGAAAACCCGTCTTCACTCATACGAGGCCTTCCATGCTGTGAGCTGTCTCTGGAGAAGAAAACAGACATTAGTGTGGTTGAGGTAGAGGAcagtgaggaggaaaaggagatgGCTCCACTCCCTTCGAGTAGCAGCTTCCTGCTCGGTGATGAACCACCAATCCCAGTCGATGACGACTGCTGGAGTGTCGAACGTCTATCACCAATCAAAGATAACAACAGGGTGCTTGAGAGGTTGGACTGTGCAAATACCAGCAGTCCCATCCGCGGAAAAAGTGGCTCTCATCACGACCAATGGAAGAGTCCAATCAGAGCCCTGGAAATTGCAGGTAGCACTCCTCTTAGAGGAAATCCTGTTGACAGTAGAAAGACCTTGGTTTGTCATGAAGGGAGTCCTGTTGAGAAAAATTCTTCAGTGAGCAATAAGCTAAGTTTTCTGAACTCTAAAGTCTGGGATGATTGGGATGAAGATGAACTCCCAGAGATTCTTCCTCTCACACAGAGGGtgtcagctgcagcagctgcccaaaATACCCAGCCCCTAAAGACTCCTGGTAAGTACTtgtatgcatcccagaatgactgCAAGGGATTGTGCTGTGTTCATTTGAACTGGTCACTCTGTCTGTAGTTCACCTTGTTGTGTTGGGGTGGTTCACCTGCTGGTCTGACATGATTTTCAAGGCCAGGGGCCAGAGAGGTAGCGTTAGCTTCACAGTTCCTAGTTGCTAGGTAGAGGATTCTGCTTGGCACTAAGTGTTATTGgaatacagtgtttttgtgtttCATTCACATTGTTTGTTTCATGAGTCCCATTCCCCAGGGAGGTTTCTGCAGTGAACAATATCAAGATCACAAtacaagtgtgtttttttttaatctaaatccTACTGGATGCTTGGCTGCTGTGGGTATGGTTTGGTATCAGTATGATCCTTACTATTCAAACACTATGTGTGACCTTTCTGTTAACAGCACATGAGGCCTTCAGACCAGCTACTTTGTCAGAAGAACAGTtgcagttgtcttttttttttacgtATATGAATGTGGCAAGCAAATTGGGAGACTTATAGCGCTGGCAAGCACTAGGCAGGCTGCAGATGGACGTCATGCAAGATTTCCTTTAAAGCTCAGACAGTGCccttcagtcctgacctgcagccccagtTCTGGACCCCTTCCCAGAGGCTCTCGTAATACGCTCAAATCTTGACCTACGAAGAGGGAAATAGTGTGACCTAGTGATATGAGTGGGAGGTTGGGCTTTTCTCAtctctgacactgactcactgTATGATTTGGGCAGTAACTTAacatctctgtgcttcagcttaAATATCGATACATTTGACCTGACACTTACCTCTCTGCAGAGCTGGAGAGCTTATTTGATTACAGTTTTTAAATCTCTGTAGACTGATACAGCTCCTTCTATCCAAGATTTCATAGTGTTAATTAATTACGCCACTTTGGGTGATAGTTTCACAGTAAGGGTTTTGGAAGTGGCCAACAAACTAATTTTGCTTTAGACCCAGCACAGTGTTCTAACTTGGCTCTCCAGAGAGTTAAGACCCATTCGTTTACCTCTGGAACAACAGCTCCTCTCCTCTGAATTTCACCCTCCTGTGCTACAGGCATGGCTCATACCAGCAGTGGCCCCTTTACAAAGTTCAAGAACACAGCCTTTTTCTTCACTGGCAAAAGGTGCCTGTCCTTACAGCATAGGGACTTTGGGTCCAAAACTTgtcatttcttttaaattaaactgtTTTCTTAGTTAAAgtgagtaaaaacaaaacaataaaaggcTGACTTGAGTCCACCCAACCCCCCATCCAAAGTTTTCACAGCTCTGTCTAAAATGAACATGAGATAGTTGGTAAAGGGCTGTGAGATCCTTTGTGGGAAAATGATGCTCTAGATATTACTAGTATGTGCCCTTGTAGTATCTCTCACAAAGACTAGAAATCATCAGCCAGTCCCAGGTCCCTCCATGTCGATATATTTATTCTCATTGTAATAATTTCATTTTGCTGCAGACCCTATGTGTCATGAGAGAAACCAGCCCCCTAGAGTTCCCATAACACCAGTACCAGCTTACTCCATCATGGAgaccccagagctgaagaaggaaCTGAACAGGTTAGTGTTGCCTGCCTGAGCACTTTGGAGAACAAGGCCAGTTTCTTAATGTGCAGGTACCTGCAGGGAAGTAGCTTGACAGAGAAACCCCTTTGCAGCAAGAGAGAAACATTTGATGGCATTCCAGTAAATGTTGCTTGAGACCCAGTTAGTAGTGATTGCTGGACTGCAGACTTCATGTGGGACTGGAGCCTTAAATTCTTCCACCCATGCTGCGACGCCACAAAGATGGGGCATCACCACATCAGCCTAAACTTACCATATTGCTTAACTGAAGTGCCACCTTTGTATTTTAGATTTGGAgtccgtcctctcccaaaacggCAGATGGTGTTAAAGCTGAAGGAGATATTCCAGTATACTCATCAGATCATGTCCTCTGACTCGGAGGATGAGATCCCATCCTCCCAACCACCCCTACAGAAAGCCACTGCCAAGTACCCCAGCCAACCCCAAGCAGACTCGATTGAACTGAGAGAAGAGAGTTCCAAAGCCTCCAGTGTAGGGTGCACGCAAAAGCTGGGGGTTTCGGTCCCTTCCctgccagttctgggcagtggtGATGCTGACAGCTCAGCGGGCCCCTCTACAACAGGCTGTCTGAGGACTAAGAAAACAGCTGAAACTAACAGCCACCCAGGAGGAGCCAGAGGGCTAAAGGGAGATGTTTTGTCTCCAGCTACATCTCCAGTTAAAGGTTCTCTGGTGGGCAGTGCTGATGGAGAGGTGCTCTCAGCATCTCAAGAGTCTGCGGCTTCTTCAGTGGCTGGAAGTGACAACTCCTTTGGGTCACAGAGGTAAGGGACTGAAACAGCAGGGAAAACCTCATTTACTGGTGTGGGTCTGGTCAAGGAGGGGAGACACCTCCGCTCTCCCTCAAAGTAGAGAAGCCCTGCCCTTTGTCCCGGGCATAGCTCACCCACATATCTTTTTTGTGGGGGTTTCAGTCTAATTCCTAGTGATCTCTTGTCAGATCACAAAACCGTAGTTTGGCATATCTGGTATTCTGAGCTTGGTaaatgcccagaactggaatagCCGGGGTCTCTGCTGGTCACAGGAGGTGCAATAACAGAGCTGTACATAGGGAATCCAAGAGTAGAATAGAAGCAGGCAGTGCTGGTCAGGATTGAGGCGCACCAGCACATGTATGAGAGGCccaagactggaatagcaggagaTGCTGCCAATAAAGTGggtggggcattggcagagctgagaatggaaGTTTGCTCAACACATGCCCACACTGTCTGTCCCGTCAGACAGTTGTTTTCATGAGACCTAAAATGTCAGAGAATTCATAGCACTAGGGTGAGCCACACAAGGGTATTTAATCAATAACTCCACCATGTTCCCTGTCAGTCCGTGATCATTTCCTTGGTAATAGGGCATTTCATTgatctctcctctctctcattttcagCTCTTCTTCCAATGAGTTTGAGACAGGTGCCCTTACATCCGAAGAGGATGAGGGGATCCCAGCATCTCAGGCTGCAGCTCGGGAGGCAGATAAGCTGGAGGCAGTGAGACGCTACATCCATTCAAATCCAGTCCTGCACCGGAAGATCCTCCTTTACCAGCCCTTTGAGCTGACcgggctgcaggcagagctgaAGCAGAATGGCATTAAGATTGCACTGGGGAAATTGCTGGACTTTTTGGATGCTCACTGTATCACCTTTACCACGGCCGGGGCAcggaaagagaagcagcagcaacgcGGGGGCAAGAAAAAGGGATGCAAACGATACTGACTggatcctcctctcccttccctgctgccttGGTGCATTCACACTTCCCCACTGCAGGCTCTAAAACTCTCCCCATTGTTCCCGTGTCAGAGCTTCTTCAAGAATTGCTCCTCAGTTTTGCTACTAAACATTCTCCCGGCCCCAGTAGAATCTGCTGTACATGTGCTTATGCTGCTGACTTTTCAGTCAGTTAGAACATTGCTCCCCAATGTGCTTGAATGGCTTGGAACTGTGAGAGACGCATCTGTTCCCAGTCACGCTGCTTTAGAGGTGCAGAGACCCCGCATGCTTTCAGTACCATCCACCCCACTCTCTGCTGAAAGTGCCTGCTGGATCTCTAGGACACCAAGGCCAATACTAGTACTGCTGAAGCTTCGGCATACAGCTAATATGGTCCCTCTGTTTTCCTAGTTCTTTAGCCATCAGTTTCCTTTTGCCTTTTCTGTCATCTTTTCCCCTTCCACTCCACTTTCTTTTATCTGTCCTCTGCCTTTTCCTCTTCAGTTGTTTTCTCTCCTCTTGTCCTCCCCACTTGCCTTCCTCCTTTCTAATAGGTTTGATTTCAGCCTTGCTTCTAACTGCTGCTTCTAGAGGTTGAGCTTCTTCCAAGTGCCTGACAGAGGGTGCTACTTCCAAGCTCCTCGCTGAGTGCATCAGTGTTGGAACATAAGGTCCTGCCTGAATGGTAAGAGTGACGTAGGCAGTGCTGGCCGTGGAAGGAAGCAGGTCAAATCCCCCTGAATTGTTCTCTCCTAGAATAGAAACACACCTGCCTAACCCACCACACTAGCAGGAAACAACTCACTTTGCCCTGATGTATAAAGCAGTGAGAACAGCCAGATGTTCAGGTTTGTCTTTGGGACCCCAGCAGTTTTTCAGTCTGTTTATTCAGTTTGAGATTTTACAGATTGAGGGGCAGGGAGTGTTGTGGTGGCAGCATTGTCTAGTGGGTAGTTCAGGAGACCTCgcttctgttcctggctcacTCTATGGTCTTTGGCAAGAGGACTCAAATTTTGGATGCTTCACTTGTTGTGTGCCTAACAGTTGACActtagggcttgattttcagcaaGTACCGAGCACCTGCAGAGCCCAGTGACTTCAGTTGATGGTACTGGGTATTGAGCACCTCTGAAATTGTCCACAGGTATTTgatgttgggcacccaaaatgaaTGGCTGCTTTGAAAGTCTGAGCCTTAATTTCTGTGTGCTTCACCTGTAAAAGAGGGGAATGAGAGCTGCCCGCCTTTGGAAAGGGTTTTGAATGGCTCAGAATGGAAGACGGTGTTATTGAAGTGCAGAATGTTACTTGCTGTATTGAAAGGGTAACTTATTGATAACAGCTGTGTTGTGGAGAATGCAGGGAAGAGATACTGTTTACATACAATCTACAAGCACTCTTATTCTATAGATTTGTGATGGGTACCAGGAGTCCTTCGGCATCTTATATTTAATACAGTGATAAGGACCTCAGAGGCTACAGGTCCCAAGATGCAATGGTGTGTTTTGACTGTTTGGACTGAGGtagagcattgcatgctgggatctgcAGGGCTAGACCTCTTTGTTAAAGATACTGTCAGCTCCATTTTCTGAGAACTGCAAGTGGTACTAGAACTCCTGTCAAGTTGCCATGTGGCCTGGGCTTGGACAATTGTGTTTCCACTGCGCccccctctctttttttaaaaaggagacacCATATTTATGTTGCAGTGACCATTGGACACCTTCAGCGCCTTGTACTCATTCCTCACCTAACCACACCTTGCTGCATAATCTAGTTTCCAAACTGGACTGCTTCCAGGTCCTTTGTAAGTCTGCAACAGGGAAGTCTTGGATCCTAGAGAATTGACTTCTATTTATTTAATCTTCAGAGATGTGCTGATTCTTTCCAGCCTTGGGAGTTGTGAATCGATGATGGCCTCACTTCGTAAAAAAAGAAGCCAAGCTCCTCAAACCAATGTTTATATTTTTGTAGCATAAGAatgtctgttttttaattttgatacAGTATAGTGTGGTTTTTATTGGATGTACATTATGTGCAAATAAAATTGTAAGAACCTTCAGCTGTAAACTTTGTTAACAGGCAGCATCAAGTAAAAGGCTTGCAGGCAATTTATTGTTTAAAATCTTGGGCCCAGCCTTGGAGCTGCAGAGGCATCCCAGCAACTAGTTGCCTCTCATGCTTGCTAAAGACCCTGACAAGGAGTTGGAGGAGTCAGGTTactgtggggagcaggaggctggagAGAGCTGCTGCAGCAACAAATGGGAGTCTGGCCGTGAGGAATGCTAGCTCTGTTATATGGAGAGGACTGAGGAAGGCAAGCAAATCCATGTGATACGGGGAActaaggcagggctggggaaggagtcCCCATCTGCCAGGATCAGAGGCAATGTTAGGAAGAACTGCAGGAGGAATCTGATCTGCTGGGCCCTGGGAGTGGGTTGTTGTAGGTGGAACTGGAGGAGGGGAGGCCGGAGGTggagagcccagctgctggacGCTCATGAACCCCATGTGTTTCTGTGAGTCATGGTGGCTGTGCATCATGTTGGCTGCTGCAGCCAGTTAGAATTAGCCATTCAGATGTGCACGTCATTGACTTAGCCCCCACGTCAGCTGATTTATTACCCTTTGTTTTGGTCAGCTACTGGGATGGGCTGAGATGCTATTTCTTCATCCTGTGAGGCTCACAGGGTCTCCTTCCCCACATGCCTGCTAACTGCTCAGCTCCATGCCAACAGGAAGGGAAAGGCAACTTACCCAGCCTGATGCCTGCCTGTCTTTCCCTTCCTACAGGGTTTGTGGGGAAGGGTGGATGCACATTAGGCCGCCATCCATGCTGACGGGGTGTCAGACCAGTGTAACAACTCAGTAAAGCAAAGCAGTCTCTGTAAATGTTCCCAGAATAAACAAATACAAGAATTGTCCCTCAAGCAGTCACATTAGTATAGCAACTTTGAAGACTGTTCCAGTGACCTCCCTCTGTAAATTACCTCGACATGGCCCACTCTGTGCATAGGGACCTGCTTGCACAGAAGTGTTCACCTGCACACTATACGATGAACGCGAAGTATTTGCAGTCTTCCCACAGTTCTCAGTACTAGCTAATAACCGTAGaggtagtttgacttctatattttggAGGGCAtctccagtcaggccaatggaGCTGCGCATGGCTGGGGGGACAACAAATTCCATGCCTgcaggggcaccatttcagatgGGGAGGGAGCCAAACTTTAACACTGTTTCCAGGGGCTACATAGGCAACTGAAAACTCTAGTGTTTTTGCAGATAATAACCTAGAACTATCCGGCAGGCACATTGTATATAATTTCTATATTAAGAAAgacaaataaatattagaccctcTCAGCTCTAATACTATCATGT
This sequence is a window from Gopherus evgoodei ecotype Sinaloan lineage chromosome 10, rGopEvg1_v1.p, whole genome shotgun sequence. Protein-coding genes within it:
- the SLX4 gene encoding structure-specific endonuclease subunit SLX4 isoform X2 encodes the protein MDELDNDFKELCANLLSRVKKKAGDAEGGRKVQSGTRSTATKSKLKKSKSTAKSKSQHNSSVGKRVGWPGCTDPNEQALGHELEGEATACGNDGPPLEDENGDPPSAIQLDAMAPNCNRNSLAGSDKHRSSFAAAAEPATSTSSPAKTLQISGTRLRVAELVLERMQQFKRVEPKQLKHTRLSSLPETVTDGNIPEVILEKNQQENVTTPDLPAKEPDVALALALQQELREEVPGSLEEAGLFFCQICQKDLSAMNATRREQHVNRCLDEMEKSQASSSSNPQIAECPICGKQFHTPKSRASHLKSCAVKMEVPPQLLLQAVQSQALALGDGLPVAPSNQLSRSKRKGSSKEKESKKKRKTSKVETKDEDLLVAMAMSRSLLEQIRQEQAKSVTSIKLESALPIKWKPGAEKKRRKNTPCTPPPLLLQDPETAHKRIQSRMAMLLTEEVEFPSTPPLPASRILEEEPRKAAWLLSLPKDQHCILWEYSTLTGPCVPESFYAAGLTPPILPWKPVQQLQSSSNHLDHTSVRLGNRTTDDPQADPDGEQQFLSCSQKDVQTLQDLVELAGEGLTLTQWNIDVDHTSEVKPLRGESVANDIPRSGFVPPSKVKMCQSSSLHTSSLRSLAADFSGMVNNPHLSDVQFQVDSGEVLYAHMFVLYARCPQLTEVVHSEGFLVEEDGNLRTCRVLLSEVTVEAAHAFLQYLYAADISIPAQVLSDVGALAVRFGVNELISVCGNSSGEKEQHAVVDSGDELFSVGEEENCENRAENFQELLRSMWVDEDEEEVALLKPEDQEEEDNEKVDEQELEEIYEFVATQRKIVQDEAEVEEGTGSCTYSETEEAQNVNRPTEDEEVEVCESPSTSSKIKEWKENFCVGKSSCESPGQEKKIPGISRSESMSVTRIAPVHLQDKPCECGDVAASHGRASDEREGSQRMPKVVKVSRFSQDSQGEEKNDAWEKLFPSCRHNGADLSKSYDPVFSATQGEHCEPSPLNEDNKESGEIFGETHVEVNKPPVHHQSQKDLLSVRSDLCSSPLINPWSSVLPAVGSSPMSPESNRTFSKVSTEMSPISAPKQNKNKGLFQSDDASFQKASEQNEASGLEKIIKNTLSPAKSPHVDLKKQKHVPTCSSLVLTTQNTASHVNQEAEVILLLDSDEEMELEQMKKKSDSESSLREMEISGRLDCNYKKVEQEHEVPKSGPVSVADIEIHQRQFQVSLGSQDKMQSENAVKLSGEMPLNNQVGTCIDSRLNLSHEESSSMDTSWLVPDTPLLTRSRNCSTQTQATSMCCLRSQGSKHRTKALLVNISDRRQAGETMKIPEITSDLLLATSSQKHLLTENSSVSKKTSPGSPLGQSWKDSLQVSPASLSPACVRVKEKSSENPSSLIRGLPCCELSLEKKTDISVVEVEDSEEEKEMAPLPSSSSFLLGDEPPIPVDDDCWSVERLSPIKDNNRVLERLDCANTSSPIRGKSGSHHDQWKSPIRALEIAGSTPLRGNPVDSRKTLVCHEGSPVEKNSSVSNKLSFLNSKVWDDWDEDELPEILPLTQRVSAAAAAQNTQPLKTPDPMCHERNQPPRVPITPVPAYSIMETPELKKELNRFGVRPLPKRQMVLKLKEIFQYTHQIMSSDSEDEIPSSQPPLQKATAKYPSQPQADSIELREESSKASSVGCTQKLGVSVPSLPVLGSGDADSSAGPSTTGCLRTKKTAETNSHPGGARGLKGDVLSPATSPVKGSLVGSADGEVLSASQESAASSVAGSDNSFGSQSSSSNEFETGALTSEEDEGIPASQAAAREADKLEAVRRYIHSNPVLHRKILLYQPFELTGLQAELKQNGIKIALGKLLDFLDAHCITFTTAGARKEKQQQRGGKKKGCKRY
- the SLX4 gene encoding structure-specific endonuclease subunit SLX4 isoform X3, translating into MDELDNDFKELCANLLSRVKKKAGDAEGGRKVQSGTRSTATKSKLKKSKSTAKSKSQHNSSVGKRVGWPGCTDPNEQALGHELEGEATACGNDGPPLEDENGDPPSAIQLDAMAPNCNRNSLAGSDKHRSSFAAAAEPATSTSSPAKTLQISGTRLRVAELVLERMQQFKRVEPKQLKHTRLSSLPETVTDGNIPEVILEKNQQENVTTPDLPAKEPDVALALALQQELREEVPGSLEEAGLFFCQICQKDLSAMNATRREQHVNRCLDEMEKSQASSSSNPQIAECPICGKQFHTPKSRASHLKSCAVKMEVPPQLLLQAVQSQALALGDGLPVAPSNQLSRSKRKGSSKEKESKKKRKTSKVETKDEDLLVAMAMSRSLLEQIRQEQAKSVTSIKLESALPIKWKPGAEKKRRKNTPCTPPPLLLQDPETAHKRIQSRMAMLLTEEVEFPSTPPLPASRILEEEPRKAAWLLSLPKDQHCILWEYSTLTGPCVPESFYAAGLTPPILPWKPVQLQSSSNHLDHTSVRLGNRTTDDPQADPDGEQQFLSCSQKDVQTLQDLVELAGEGLTLTQWNIDVDHTSEVKPLRGESVANDIPRSGFVPPSKVKMCQSSSLHTSSLRSLAADFSGMVNNPHLSDVQFQVDSGEVLYAHMFVLYARCPQLTEVVHSEGFLVEEDGNLRTCRVLLSEVTVEAAHAFLQYLYAADISIPAQVLSDVGALAVRFGVNELISVCGNSSGEKEQHAVVDSGDELFSVGEEENCENRAENFQELLRSMWVDEDEEEVALLKPEDQEEEDNEKVDEQELEEIYEFVATQRKIVQDEAEVEEGTGSCTYSETEEAQNVNRPTEDEEVEVCESPSTSSKIKEWKENFCVGKSSCESPGQEKKIPGISRSESMSVTRIAPVHLQDKPCECGDVAASHGRASDEREGSQRMPKVVKVSRFSQDSQGEEKNDAWEKLFPSCRHNGADLSKSYDPVFSATQGEHCEPSPLNEDNKESGEIFGETHVEVNKPPVHHQSQKDLLSVRSDLCSSPLINPWSSVLPAVGSSPMSPESNRTFSKVSTEMSPISAPKQNKNKGLFQSDDASFQKASEQNEASGLEKIIKNTLSPAKSPHVDLKKQKHVPTCSSLVLTTQNTASHVNQEAEVILLLDSDEEMELEQMKKKSDSESSLREMEISGRLDCNYKKVEQEHEVPKSGPVSVADIEIHQRQFQVSLGSQDKMQSENAVKLSGEMPLNNQVGTCIDSRLNLSHEESSSMDTSWLVPDTPLLTRSRNCSTQTQATSMCCLRSQGSKHRTKALLVNISDRRQAGETMKIPEITSDLLLATSSQKHLLTENSSVSKKTSPGSPLGQSWKDSLQVSPASLSPACVRVKEKSSENPSSLIRGLPCCELSLEKKTDISVVEVEDSEEEKEMAPLPSSSSFLLGDEPPIPVDDDCWSVERLSPIKDNNRVLERLDCANTSSPIRGKSGSHHDQWKSPIRALEIAGSTPLRGNPVDSRKTLVCHEGSPVEKNSSVSNKLSFLNSKVWDDWDEDELPEILPLTQRVSAAAAAQNTQPLKTPDPMCHERNQPPRVPITPVPAYSIMETPELKKELNRFGVRPLPKRQMVLKLKEIFQYTHQIMSSDSEDEIPSSQPPLQKATAKYPSQPQADSIELREESSKASSVGCTQKLGVSVPSLPVLGSGDADSSAGPSTTGCLRTKKTAETNSHPGGARGLKGDVLSPATSPVKGSLVGSADGEVLSASQESAASSVAGSDNSFGSQSSSSNEFETGALTSEEDEGIPASQAAAREADKLEAVRRYIHSNPVLHRKILLYQPFELTGLQAELKQNGIKIALGKLLDFLDAHCITFTTAGARKEKQQQRGGKKKGCKRY